A genomic stretch from Lysobacter ciconiae includes:
- a CDS encoding formimidoylglutamate deiminase, translated as MNSNATARIWHPEGWRDGQLPQTGPRADGLAPRHVSSAPQRVVPGIANLHSHAFQRAMAGMAEAQTDPADSFWTWRKTMYRFADRFTPESLHAVAAQLYAEMLEAGYTTVCEFHYLHHGPGGKPWAHPAAMSTALVEAAADVGIRMTLLPVLYMTGGFDGRPLEPRQQRFGHSVDAYLRLLDTLRAKQSGRLRIGCALHSLRAVPEAAMREVLAALPADSRIHIHIAEQLPEVEECLQLRGSRPVQWLLDNAEVDERWTLVHATHLDDAELAGVAKSGATVAICPTTEANLGDGLFRLRDYLDAGGRWGVGSDSNSSVSPVEELRWLEYGQRLVTRRRNIAVSVDSPSAGETLLRGVVASASDSTGHRLDPSHADVLVLDGEAPQFAGATDADTVDRWIFSGNRPLVRQAWVDGRCVVDGGRHVDADAIAARYRQAVAGLLARER; from the coding sequence ATGAACAGCAATGCGACGGCCAGGATCTGGCACCCCGAGGGTTGGCGCGATGGACAGCTGCCACAGACTGGGCCCCGTGCGGACGGGCTCGCGCCACGCCACGTCTCCAGCGCGCCGCAGCGCGTGGTGCCGGGCATCGCGAACCTGCATTCGCACGCCTTCCAGCGCGCGATGGCGGGGATGGCCGAGGCGCAGACCGATCCGGCCGATTCTTTCTGGACCTGGCGCAAAACGATGTACCGCTTCGCCGACCGGTTCACCCCCGAATCGCTCCATGCCGTCGCCGCGCAGTTGTATGCCGAGATGCTGGAAGCCGGCTACACCACCGTGTGCGAGTTCCACTACCTGCATCACGGCCCCGGCGGCAAGCCATGGGCGCACCCCGCGGCGATGTCCACGGCGCTGGTGGAAGCCGCGGCCGACGTGGGCATCCGCATGACCCTGTTGCCGGTGCTGTACATGACCGGCGGGTTCGACGGCCGGCCGCTGGAGCCGCGCCAGCAGCGCTTCGGCCACAGCGTGGACGCCTATCTGCGCCTGCTGGACACGTTGCGGGCAAAACAGAGCGGGCGTCTGCGCATCGGCTGCGCGCTGCACAGCCTGCGCGCGGTACCGGAAGCGGCGATGCGCGAAGTACTTGCGGCGCTGCCCGCAGACAGCCGCATCCATATCCATATCGCCGAGCAGCTACCCGAGGTCGAGGAATGCCTGCAGCTGCGCGGGTCGCGTCCGGTGCAGTGGTTGCTGGACAACGCGGAGGTCGACGAGCGCTGGACGCTGGTGCACGCCACCCACCTGGACGACGCCGAACTTGCCGGCGTGGCCAAATCCGGCGCCACGGTGGCAATCTGCCCGACCACGGAAGCCAACCTCGGCGATGGCCTGTTCCGGCTGCGCGACTATCTGGACGCCGGCGGCCGCTGGGGCGTCGGCTCGGACTCCAATTCGTCGGTTTCGCCGGTGGAGGAGCTGCGCTGGCTCGAATACGGCCAGCGCCTGGTCACGCGCCGACGCAACATCGCGGTCAGCGTGGACTCGCCCAGTGCCGGCGAGACCTTGCTGCGCGGCGTGGTGGCCAGCGCATCCGATTCCACCGGCCACCGGCTCGATCCATCCCACGCGGACGTGCTGGTGCTGGACGGCGAGGCACCGCAGTTTGCCGGCGCCACCGACGCGGACACGGTGGATCGCTGGATCTTCAGCGGCAACCGCCCGCTGGTGCGGCAGGCCTGGGTGGACGGTCGCTGCGTCGTCGATGGCGGCCGGCACGTGGACGCCGACGCGATCGCGGCGCGCTACCGCCAAGCCGTCGCCGGGCTGCTCGCGCGCGAGCGATAG
- the hutI gene encoding imidazolonepropionase produces the protein MTISAETNDLRAAKPAANHAPGAANGRWDGLILGASLATLDCADGYGEVGNAALGWLDGLITYVGPRDGLPGAPEALAREVITTDGWITPGLVDCHTHLVFAGDRAREFELRLQGASYEEIARAGGGILSTVEAVRACDEDELLRQSLPRARALLADGATTLEIKSGYGLDFEGEHRMLRVARRIGEELGIGVRTTYLAAHALPAEYREQADAYIEEVVQWLPRLHAEGLVDAVDAFCEGIGFTPTQTRRVFEAARALDLPVKLHADQLSDLSGAALVAEFGGLSADHLEHTSEESVRAMAAAGVVAVLLPGAFHVLRETRLPPLASFREHGVAMAIATDCNPGTSPLLSLRQAIQLACTHFRLTPQEGLRGATVNAARALGLGDRGALRVGMRADFVRWKIHHPAELGYWLGGDLAGGVWIGGQRVHHR, from the coding sequence ATGACGATTTCCGCTGAAACCAACGACCTCCGCGCCGCGAAGCCGGCCGCCAACCACGCCCCGGGCGCCGCCAACGGACGCTGGGACGGCCTGATCCTGGGTGCGTCGCTGGCGACGCTCGACTGCGCCGACGGTTACGGCGAGGTCGGCAACGCCGCGCTCGGCTGGCTCGACGGACTGATCACCTACGTCGGTCCGCGCGACGGGCTGCCAGGCGCGCCGGAAGCGCTGGCGCGGGAGGTCATCACCACCGACGGCTGGATCACCCCGGGCCTGGTCGACTGCCACACCCATCTGGTGTTTGCGGGCGATCGCGCGCGCGAGTTCGAGTTGCGCCTGCAGGGTGCCAGCTACGAGGAAATCGCCCGCGCCGGCGGCGGCATCCTGTCCACGGTGGAAGCGGTGCGCGCCTGCGATGAAGACGAGCTGCTGCGGCAGTCGCTGCCACGGGCGCGCGCCCTGCTCGCCGACGGCGCGACCACGCTGGAGATCAAGTCCGGCTACGGCCTGGACTTCGAAGGCGAGCACCGGATGCTGCGCGTGGCGCGCCGGATCGGCGAGGAACTGGGCATCGGCGTGCGCACCACCTACCTGGCCGCGCACGCCCTGCCCGCCGAGTACAGGGAACAGGCCGACGCCTACATCGAGGAAGTGGTCCAGTGGCTGCCCAGGCTGCACGCCGAAGGGCTGGTGGATGCGGTGGATGCGTTCTGCGAGGGCATCGGCTTCACGCCGACGCAGACGCGCCGCGTGTTCGAGGCTGCGCGCGCGCTGGATCTGCCGGTCAAGCTGCACGCCGACCAGCTCAGTGACTTGAGTGGCGCGGCGCTGGTGGCAGAATTCGGCGGTCTTTCAGCCGACCATCTCGAGCACACCAGCGAGGAGAGCGTGCGCGCGATGGCCGCGGCCGGCGTCGTCGCCGTCCTGCTGCCTGGCGCGTTTCATGTCTTGCGGGAAACCCGGCTGCCGCCGCTGGCCTCGTTCCGGGAACACGGCGTGGCCATGGCGATCGCGACCGACTGCAACCCCGGCACCTCGCCGTTGCTGTCGCTGCGCCAGGCGATCCAACTGGCCTGCACCCACTTCCGCCTCACGCCGCAGGAGGGCCTGCGAGGGGCGACCGTCAACGCCGCGCGCGCGCTGGGACTGGGCGATCGCGGCGCGCTGCGGGTGGGCATGCGTGCCGACTTCGTGCGCTGGAAGATCCACCATCCGGCCGAGTTGGGCTACTGGCTGGGCGGTGACCTCGCCGGCGGCGTCTGGATCGGTGGCCAACGCGTGCATCACCGGTAA
- a CDS encoding dipeptidase — protein sequence MHRTLPVLLLALVPALGFAQSTSQLSATDAARALAQEAVIVDTHIDAPGMLTDRWMDLGSDAPGREFDYPKARAGGLDVGFMSIYTSAKQDEDGVAWQAANEMIDSVEALVQRHPDRFALLHSPGDVERLRQGGRVLLPLGMENGAPIGDDLANLQFFFDRGVRYITLAHSAANRIADSSYAIERKWNGLSPFGRQVVAEMNRLGIMVDVSHVSDEAARQAIELSTVPVIASHSAFRHFTPDFERNISDELAKAIAAKGGVVQIPFGTAFVDPRGAADTQAHFRAINDFNQRNAELRAAGKPDLDRETFNREWSQAHPAPQTPIEAVLDQIDYAVQLIGVDHVGIGSDFDGVDGELADGLRTVADFPNLISGLQARGHSDADIRKILGGNLLRTWAAIEAGAR from the coding sequence ATGCATCGCACCCTGCCCGTCCTGCTGCTCGCACTCGTTCCCGCCCTCGGTTTCGCCCAGTCGACCTCGCAGCTGAGCGCCACCGACGCCGCCCGCGCGCTGGCCCAGGAGGCGGTGATCGTGGACACCCACATCGACGCGCCCGGCATGCTGACCGATCGCTGGATGGACCTGGGTAGCGATGCACCTGGGCGCGAGTTCGACTATCCCAAGGCCCGCGCCGGCGGCCTGGACGTGGGTTTCATGTCGATCTACACCTCGGCCAAGCAGGACGAGGACGGCGTGGCCTGGCAGGCCGCCAACGAGATGATCGACTCGGTCGAGGCGCTGGTCCAGCGCCATCCCGACCGGTTTGCGCTGCTGCACTCGCCCGGCGACGTCGAGCGCCTGCGCCAGGGCGGGCGCGTGCTGCTGCCATTGGGCATGGAAAACGGCGCGCCCATCGGCGACGACCTGGCCAACCTGCAGTTCTTCTTCGATCGCGGCGTGCGCTACATCACCCTGGCCCACAGCGCGGCCAACCGGATCGCCGACTCCTCCTACGCCATCGAGCGCAAATGGAACGGCCTGAGTCCGTTCGGGCGGCAGGTCGTGGCCGAGATGAACCGGCTGGGGATCATGGTCGACGTCTCCCACGTCTCCGATGAAGCCGCCCGCCAGGCCATTGAACTGAGCACGGTGCCGGTGATCGCCAGCCACTCCGCGTTCCGCCATTTCACCCCGGACTTCGAGCGCAACATCAGCGATGAGCTGGCCAAGGCGATTGCCGCGAAGGGCGGCGTGGTCCAGATTCCCTTCGGCACCGCGTTCGTCGATCCCCGGGGTGCGGCCGACACGCAGGCCCACTTCCGCGCCATCAACGACTTCAACCAGCGCAACGCCGAGCTGCGGGCGGCCGGCAAGCCGGATCTCGACCGGGAGACGTTCAACCGCGAATGGTCGCAGGCGCACCCCGCGCCGCAGACGCCAATCGAGGCCGTCCTGGACCAGATCGACTACGCGGTGCAGCTGATCGGGGTCGACCACGTCGGCATCGGCTCGGACTTTGACGGCGTCGATGGCGAGTTGGCCGATGGCCTGCGCACGGTCGCCGACTTCCCCAACCTGATCAGCGGGCTGCAGGCCCGTGGCCACAGCGATGCCGACATCCGCAAGATCCTTGGCGGCAACCTGTTGCGGACCTGGGCCGCGATCGAGGCCGGTGCCCGCTAG
- a CDS encoding 30S ribosomal protein THX translates to MGKGDRKTAKGKRFNSSYGNSRSAVSKAAGTASAPVAKKTSASKAASKATTKKVVAKKTVAKE, encoded by the coding sequence ATGGGCAAAGGCGACCGCAAGACCGCCAAGGGCAAGCGCTTCAACTCCAGCTACGGCAACTCCCGCTCGGCCGTATCCAAGGCCGCCGGCACCGCCAGCGCGCCGGTAGCGAAGAAGACTTCCGCCAGCAAGGCCGCGAGCAAGGCAACGACCAAGAAGGTCGTCGCCAAGAAGACCGTCGCCAAGGAATAA
- a CDS encoding MerC domain-containing protein → MSPRNQRLLDRLGASGSIICAVHCALLPVAIALLPAVGLMSLGSERFEQAFVLFATLLGVFSLVQGYRRHGVARALWLLLTGLGVLWAAVLYHPLHASVVPHAVAMTFGGTLVGVAHVINLRLNHGHVHDACCHH, encoded by the coding sequence ATGTCACCGCGTAACCAGCGTTTGCTCGACCGCCTTGGCGCATCGGGTTCCATCATCTGCGCAGTGCACTGCGCGCTGCTTCCGGTCGCCATCGCGTTGCTTCCGGCGGTCGGGTTGATGAGCCTGGGCAGCGAGCGGTTCGAGCAGGCGTTCGTGCTGTTTGCCACTTTGCTGGGCGTGTTCAGTCTCGTCCAAGGCTACCGGAGGCACGGTGTCGCGCGGGCACTGTGGCTGTTGTTGACGGGCCTGGGCGTGCTCTGGGCGGCGGTGCTGTACCACCCGCTGCACGCCAGCGTTGTACCGCACGCCGTTGCCATGACGTTTGGCGGCACGCTGGTGGGCGTGGCGCATGTGATCAACCTGCGGCTGAACCACGGACACGTGCACGACGCCTGCTGCCACCACTAG
- a CDS encoding TonB-dependent receptor — protein sequence MSPFSLQPSLLARALLSALLVTPAAFAAGVDSASMQAHDPDHEPVDLSAVQVRASILPGTVEDLARPVEVLAGERLDAAKASSLGETVNKLPGVQSSYFGTGVGRPIVRGFDGARVQVLSDGLGSGDVSTVSADHAVSIEPFLANQIEVLKGPSTLLYGSGAIGGAVNVIDGRIPEAATDEPLQGRAELRAGTVNDEKTGMLRLDGTSASGHLVFHFDALHRETGDYAIPGFAESARQLAAEGETPDPATSGTLANSALRTDSGALGMSWVGERGFAGVGYSLFNTHYGVPGHSHDDGDGHGHDADDGHDHGDDTHGDDAVHILMDQRRTEVRAGLDELGVFETLRIKFADTRYTHTEFEGEAIGTVFDNSSKEARLELVHQPWAGWRGAFGVQWAHRKFDAVGAEAFVPGTEGNDTGLFWIGERRSGDFKFELGARHDRNTIDAVPQPLAPLRANSRKFEALSGSAAVQWELSDRFHASLGLDRSQRVPTAEELFSSGLHVATGTMEVGDETLGVETANRLELGLRWHGERIDLGAAVYGIRYADFIYQASPTSLDDPGNPLLDGGVPVRLWNQADARFHGMEADATIALVDNDRGAWDLRVFGDIVRGKLASGGRERDVDVEVFHGGHVHRHAARISEQGNLPRLAPARLGSELSWSNGTWRASLGAVRYLKQDRVATNETTTPGYTLVDAHLAWHRDTPSGNAWEVFLDGSNLLDQEARPHTSFLKDLAPLPGRGIAFGVRAFF from the coding sequence ATGTCTCCGTTTTCGTTGCAGCCCAGTCTTCTCGCCCGTGCATTGCTGTCAGCCCTGCTGGTCACGCCAGCGGCGTTTGCCGCCGGCGTCGATTCGGCATCCATGCAGGCGCACGATCCGGACCATGAGCCGGTCGACCTGAGCGCCGTCCAGGTGCGGGCATCCATCCTGCCCGGCACGGTCGAGGACCTGGCCCGCCCGGTGGAGGTCCTCGCCGGTGAACGGCTGGACGCGGCCAAGGCCAGCTCGCTGGGGGAGACGGTCAACAAGCTGCCCGGCGTGCAGTCGTCCTATTTCGGTACCGGCGTCGGCCGCCCGATCGTGCGCGGCTTTGACGGCGCGCGGGTCCAGGTGCTCAGCGACGGGCTGGGTTCGGGCGATGTGTCCACGGTCAGCGCCGACCACGCGGTCAGCATCGAGCCCTTCCTGGCCAACCAGATCGAGGTACTGAAGGGACCGTCCACCCTGCTCTACGGCAGCGGTGCCATCGGCGGCGCGGTGAACGTGATCGACGGGCGCATCCCCGAGGCGGCCACCGACGAGCCGCTGCAAGGCCGGGCGGAACTGCGGGCCGGCACGGTCAACGACGAGAAGACCGGCATGCTGCGGCTCGATGGCACCTCCGCCTCGGGCCATTTGGTGTTCCACTTCGATGCCTTGCACCGCGAGACCGGTGATTACGCCATCCCCGGGTTTGCCGAGAGCGCCCGCCAGCTGGCCGCCGAGGGCGAGACGCCCGATCCCGCCACCTCCGGAACGTTGGCCAACAGCGCCCTGCGCACCGATAGTGGCGCGCTGGGGATGTCCTGGGTCGGCGAGCGCGGCTTCGCGGGCGTGGGCTACTCGCTGTTCAACACCCACTACGGCGTGCCGGGCCATTCCCACGACGATGGTGATGGTCATGGCCACGACGCGGACGATGGCCACGACCACGGGGATGACACCCATGGGGATGACGCCGTGCACATCCTGATGGACCAGCGTCGCACCGAAGTGCGCGCCGGTCTGGACGAACTGGGCGTGTTCGAGACCCTGCGGATCAAGTTCGCCGACACCCGCTACACCCACACCGAGTTCGAGGGTGAGGCGATCGGCACGGTGTTCGACAACAGCAGCAAGGAAGCGCGGCTGGAACTGGTCCACCAGCCCTGGGCCGGCTGGCGCGGCGCGTTCGGCGTGCAATGGGCGCACCGGAAGTTCGACGCCGTCGGCGCGGAAGCGTTCGTGCCGGGCACCGAAGGCAACGACACCGGCCTGTTCTGGATCGGCGAGCGCCGCAGCGGCGACTTCAAGTTCGAACTGGGCGCGCGGCATGACCGCAACACCATCGATGCGGTGCCGCAGCCGCTCGCGCCGCTTCGGGCCAACTCGCGAAAGTTCGAAGCGCTGAGCGGGTCCGCGGCGGTGCAGTGGGAGCTCAGCGACCGGTTCCACGCCTCCCTCGGGCTGGACCGCTCCCAGCGGGTACCGACCGCCGAGGAGCTGTTTTCCAGCGGCCTGCATGTCGCCACCGGAACCATGGAGGTCGGCGACGAGACCCTCGGCGTGGAAACCGCGAACCGGCTCGAGCTGGGACTGCGCTGGCACGGCGAGCGCATCGATCTGGGCGCGGCCGTGTACGGCATCCGCTATGCCGACTTCATCTACCAGGCCAGCCCGACGTCGCTGGACGACCCCGGCAATCCGCTGTTGGACGGTGGCGTGCCGGTGCGCCTGTGGAACCAGGCCGATGCCCGCTTCCACGGCATGGAGGCGGACGCCACCATCGCGCTGGTCGACAATGACCGTGGCGCGTGGGACCTGCGGGTGTTCGGGGATATCGTGCGCGGCAAGCTCGCGTCCGGGGGCCGAGAGCGCGACGTGGACGTGGAGGTTTTCCACGGCGGGCACGTGCACCGGCACGCGGCGCGGATCAGCGAGCAAGGCAACCTGCCGCGCCTGGCGCCGGCGCGGCTGGGCAGTGAACTGTCCTGGAGCAACGGCACGTGGCGCGCGTCGCTGGGCGCGGTGCGCTACCTGAAGCAGGACCGGGTCGCGACCAACGAAACGACGACGCCCGGCTACACGCTCGTCGACGCCCACCTGGCCTGGCACCGCGACACCCCGTCGGGCAACGCCTGGGAGGTGTTCCTCGACGGCAGCAACCTGCTCGACCAGGAGGCCCGCCCGCACACCTCGTTCCTGAAGGATCTGGCGCCGCTGCCCGGCCGCGGCATTGCTTTCGGGGTGCGCGCGTTCTTCTGA
- a CDS encoding GNAT family N-acetyltransferase has protein sequence MHASLRALREDDVPDVFALQAESYPPALRDSLPAFASRLRIAAGCCHLAEADHLAMGYILAHPWLSQCPPAVDTVLSAPPAEGPRILYVHDLSVSARAMGTGLGGRLVDTALEAGRRGGLLSAELVAVPGAAGFWQRMGFRSLDVAPNLARKVRQYGDGALYMARAL, from the coding sequence ATGCATGCGTCGCTGCGAGCCCTGCGAGAGGATGACGTGCCAGACGTGTTCGCGCTGCAGGCGGAAAGCTACCCGCCGGCATTGCGTGATTCGCTTCCGGCATTTGCCAGCCGCCTGCGCATCGCGGCAGGGTGTTGCCATCTCGCCGAGGCCGATCACCTTGCAATGGGATACATCCTTGCCCATCCCTGGCTCAGCCAATGCCCGCCCGCGGTCGACACCGTGCTCTCGGCGCCGCCAGCCGAGGGCCCACGGATCCTGTACGTGCACGATCTGTCGGTTTCCGCCCGCGCCATGGGCACCGGGCTCGGAGGACGGCTGGTGGACACCGCCCTGGAGGCGGGCCGGCGCGGCGGCCTGCTGAGCGCCGAGCTGGTGGCCGTGCCCGGTGCTGCCGGGTTCTGGCAGCGGATGGGTTTCCGGTCGCTGGACGTGGCGCCGAACCTGGCGCGCAAGGTCCGGCAGTACGGGGACGGCGCCTTGTACATGGCGCGCGCGCTCTAG
- a CDS encoding transcriptional repressor: MSPVHDCTDPQHHVHDGDAFVLEVERLCAQRGLRLTPIRSHALRLIADAERPLKAYELLDRMKATHDAAAPPTVYRALDFLLEHGFIHKLASVNAFVGCHHPGGEQHAVPFLICDGCQSATELEDDTIVEALESRARGLGFVPRAQILEVHGLCAECVRAAGR; the protein is encoded by the coding sequence ATGAGCCCTGTCCACGACTGCACCGATCCGCAACACCACGTCCATGATGGCGACGCCTTCGTGCTCGAGGTGGAGCGGCTGTGCGCGCAGCGCGGATTGCGCCTGACGCCGATCCGCTCCCATGCCCTGCGCTTGATCGCCGATGCCGAGCGGCCACTGAAGGCCTACGAGTTGCTGGACCGGATGAAGGCCACGCACGATGCTGCGGCGCCGCCGACGGTGTATCGCGCGCTGGATTTCCTGCTCGAGCACGGCTTCATCCACAAGCTGGCCTCGGTCAACGCGTTTGTCGGTTGCCACCATCCCGGCGGCGAGCAGCACGCGGTGCCCTTCCTGATCTGCGACGGCTGCCAGTCGGCGACGGAACTTGAGGACGACACCATCGTGGAGGCACTGGAATCCCGCGCACGCGGGCTGGGGTTCGTGCCGCGGGCGCAGATCCTGGAAGTGCACGGCCTGTGCGCGGAGTGCGTCCGCGCGGCAGGCAGGTAG
- the gltX gene encoding glutamate--tRNA ligase produces MTCRTRFAPSPTGYLHIGGARTALYCWLEARHRGGEFVLRIEDTDRERSTQAAIDAILQAMDWLGLDYDGAPVYQTQRLERYREVAEQLVAAGHAYYAYETRDELDAMREAAMKAGTKPRYNGAYRDRNAGFREDPNRVIRFRNPLDGVVAWEDKVKGRIEIANSELDDLVIFRSDGYPTYNFAVVVDDMDMRITDVVRGDDHVNNTPRQINIYRALDVEVPHFAHLPMILDPDGAKLSKRTGAADVMDYRDAGYLPHALLNYLVRLGWSHGDQEIFSIEEMTSLFDLKNVHASASRLDMAKLGWLNQQYLKTDDPAAVAVHLQWHLQQAGYDLANGPAAVDIVLALRDRVQTLKDMAERAAVWFGPLTAYDEAAVAKHLKSAARAPLEDARARLAALADWNAEAINAALHDTAAALELGMGKVAQPMRVAMTGTQVSPDISHTVYLAGQAEAVRRIDAALARIPLED; encoded by the coding sequence ATGACCTGCCGCACCCGCTTTGCTCCCAGCCCGACCGGATACCTGCACATCGGCGGTGCCCGCACCGCTTTGTACTGCTGGCTGGAGGCGCGCCACCGCGGCGGCGAGTTCGTTCTGCGCATCGAGGACACCGACCGCGAGCGCAGCACGCAGGCGGCGATCGACGCGATCCTGCAGGCGATGGACTGGCTGGGCTTGGACTACGACGGTGCGCCGGTCTACCAGACCCAGCGACTGGAGCGTTACCGCGAGGTCGCCGAGCAACTGGTGGCGGCCGGCCACGCGTACTACGCCTACGAGACTCGCGACGAGCTGGACGCGATGCGCGAGGCGGCGATGAAGGCCGGCACCAAGCCGCGCTACAACGGCGCCTACCGCGACCGGAACGCGGGGTTCCGCGAGGACCCCAATCGGGTGATCCGCTTCCGCAACCCGCTCGACGGCGTGGTCGCCTGGGAGGACAAGGTCAAGGGCCGCATCGAGATCGCCAACAGCGAGCTGGACGATCTGGTGATCTTCCGCTCCGACGGCTACCCGACCTACAACTTCGCGGTGGTGGTCGACGACATGGACATGCGCATTACCGATGTCGTGCGCGGCGATGACCACGTCAACAACACCCCGCGCCAGATCAACATCTACCGCGCCCTGGACGTCGAGGTGCCGCACTTCGCGCACCTGCCGATGATCCTGGACCCGGACGGCGCCAAGCTCTCCAAGCGGACCGGCGCGGCGGACGTCATGGATTACCGCGACGCCGGCTATCTGCCGCACGCGCTGCTGAACTACCTGGTGCGCCTGGGCTGGTCGCACGGCGATCAGGAAATCTTCTCGATCGAGGAGATGACCTCCCTGTTCGACCTCAAGAACGTCCACGCCAGCGCGTCGCGGCTGGACATGGCCAAACTGGGCTGGCTCAACCAGCAGTACCTCAAGACCGATGACCCGGCGGCGGTGGCGGTGCACCTGCAGTGGCACCTGCAGCAGGCCGGCTACGACCTGGCCAATGGACCGGCCGCGGTCGACATCGTGTTGGCCCTGCGCGACCGCGTGCAGACGCTCAAGGACATGGCCGAGCGCGCGGCGGTCTGGTTCGGGCCGTTAACCGCCTACGACGAAGCCGCCGTGGCCAAGCACCTCAAGTCCGCCGCGCGCGCACCGCTGGAGGATGCCCGCGCCCGCCTGGCCGCGCTGGCCGACTGGAATGCGGAGGCGATCAACGCCGCGCTGCACGACACCGCCGCCGCGCTGGAGCTGGGCATGGGCAAGGTCGCCCAGCCGATGCGCGTTGCGATGACCGGCACCCAGGTCAGCCCCGACATTTCCCACACCGTTTACCTGGCGGGCCAGGCCGAAGCGGTACGCCGCATCGACGCGGCGCTTGCCAGGATCCCGCTGGAGGATTAG
- a CDS encoding sensor histidine kinase: MPKAEVPRAAAASGPAPSRRMRYRRRLRSRIILSFVLLGFSLTLLFAWATNWTRARVENQLIEDVMNRNLANAAHQFEVDPNNREFPFDQVRAYVYTPDKFESVRLSRPEWYALSDGITGMVGTDPDGTEFAYKLAVRKTPQAWFFLAYDMTPSMRSEERFNHALYASVLVFTLLSLVLGWWSASRVMSPVSELAQRLKESGRSAAAESLADHFPDDEVGQLAEALDDYAGRLTEVVQRDREFNADVSHELRTPLAVIRGAVELLLSNPQLDDKTRMRLMRIQRAEQQCTDLISALLLLSRNERGHGATDVARLAAQSLDVHRTQLAGKPLVLRLEDNTGPLVVDAPEAAVAVALGNLIGNAVKYTTEGEVIVRMLDGAVQVIDSGPGLSAEDAAGIFQRGYRGTHAGHTHGGGIGLSIVRRLCALYGWSVSVQPGREFGVIATLAFDAQSPLTGGEGTDSDAG, from the coding sequence ATGCCGAAAGCTGAGGTTCCCAGGGCGGCGGCGGCCAGCGGCCCCGCCCCCAGCCGGCGCATGCGCTACCGGCGGCGGCTGCGCAGCCGCATCATCCTGTCGTTCGTGTTGCTGGGTTTCAGCCTGACCCTGCTGTTCGCCTGGGCGACCAACTGGACCCGGGCGCGGGTGGAGAACCAGTTGATCGAGGATGTGATGAACCGCAACCTCGCCAACGCCGCGCACCAGTTCGAGGTGGACCCCAACAACCGCGAGTTCCCCTTCGACCAGGTCCGCGCCTACGTCTATACGCCCGACAAGTTCGAGTCGGTGCGCCTGAGCCGGCCGGAGTGGTACGCGCTGTCGGACGGCATCACCGGCATGGTCGGCACCGACCCGGACGGTACCGAGTTCGCCTACAAGCTGGCCGTGCGCAAGACGCCGCAGGCGTGGTTTTTCCTCGCCTACGACATGACCCCGTCGATGCGCAGCGAGGAGCGGTTCAACCACGCCCTGTACGCGTCGGTGCTGGTGTTCACCCTGCTCTCGCTGGTGCTGGGCTGGTGGTCGGCCTCGCGGGTGATGAGCCCGGTATCGGAGCTGGCCCAGCGGCTCAAGGAGTCCGGCCGCAGCGCCGCTGCCGAGTCCCTGGCCGATCATTTTCCCGACGACGAGGTCGGCCAGCTCGCCGAGGCGCTGGACGATTACGCCGGCCGGCTCACCGAGGTGGTCCAGCGGGACCGCGAGTTCAACGCCGACGTCAGCCACGAGCTGCGCACGCCGCTGGCGGTGATCCGCGGCGCGGTCGAACTGCTGCTGTCCAACCCGCAGCTGGACGACAAGACCCGCATGCGGCTGATGCGCATCCAGCGCGCCGAGCAGCAGTGCACCGACCTGATCAGCGCGCTGCTGCTGCTGTCGCGCAACGAGCGCGGCCACGGCGCGACCGACGTGGCCAGGCTGGCGGCGCAGTCGCTGGACGTGCATCGCACCCAGCTGGCCGGCAAGCCGCTGGTGCTGCGCCTGGAGGACAACACCGGCCCGCTGGTGGTCGATGCGCCCGAGGCGGCGGTCGCCGTGGCCCTGGGCAACCTGATCGGCAACGCGGTCAAGTACACCACCGAGGGCGAGGTCATCGTGCGCATGCTGGACGGCGCGGTGCAGGTGATCGATTCCGGCCCCGGCCTCAGCGCCGAGGACGCCGCCGGCATCTTCCAGCGTGGCTACCGCGGCACCCATGCCGGCCACACCCACGGCGGCGGCATCGGCCTGTCGATAGTGCGCCGGCTGTGCGCGCTGTACGGCTGGAGCGTGTCGGTCCAGCCCGGACGCGAGTTCGGGGTGATCGCGACCCTGGCCTTTGACGCGCAAAGCCCGCTGACGGGCGGCGAGGGTACCGATTCCGACGCCGGCTGA